From a region of the Sagittula sp. P11 genome:
- a CDS encoding helix-turn-helix domain-containing protein, which produces MIDANLGISAITLDRVAAALHLGPRTLQRRLAAEGTSLRALLDQVRHARATRLLAQPGPQVGLVAQLLGYTDPTAFRQAWRG; this is translated from the coding sequence GTGATCGACGCCAACCTGGGCATCTCCGCCATCACGCTCGACCGGGTGGCTGCGGCGCTGCATCTCGGGCCGCGCACCCTGCAAAGGCGGCTGGCCGCCGAAGGCACAAGCCTGCGCGCCCTTCTCGACCAGGTGCGCCATGCCCGTGCCACCCGGCTCCTCGCGCAGCCCGGCCCTCAGGTCGGACTGGTCGCTCAGCTTCTGGGATACACCGATCCGACTGCGTTCCGGCAGGCATGGCGCGGCTAG
- a CDS encoding AraC family transcriptional regulator ligand-binding domain-containing protein has product MARFADRIANGNTWPRRQDAEFFLSSLTQMIRDNFSSRFAPLEVHLEHPAPEDPQPLERMFRALVRYLKPINRLIIARPDAHRVSAMRSKGCLRHASAKCATSSAKRPRPSTRHPQPAQ; this is encoded by the coding sequence CTGGCCAGGTTCGCCGACCGGATTGCCAACGGAAACACTTGGCCTCGCCGTCAGGATGCGGAGTTTTTCCTCTCGTCGCTCACGCAAATGATCAGGGACAACTTCTCCTCTAGGTTTGCTCCTCTTGAAGTCCACCTAGAACACCCTGCCCCCGAGGATCCGCAACCGCTCGAACGGATGTTCCGCGCGCTGGTTCGCTATCTAAAACCGATCAATCGCCTGATCATCGCCCGTCCGGACGCCCATCGCGTTTCCGCCATGAGGAGCAAGGGCTGCTTGCGACACGCGAGCGCCAAGTGCGCGACCTCATCGGCGAAGCGACCCCGGCCCTCGACACGACATCCGCAGCCCGCGCAGTGA
- a CDS encoding L,D-transpeptidase, which translates to MTQLTRRTLLVAGAAALVAPRLALAHPVKLPERFNPTAVHTGRMDWLPGEVHVVPDEFYLYLMGEGGAAIRYGVGVGRKGLYEAGVFTVARKAKWPWWRPTQSMIRRDPGKYAQYKDGMKGGPNNPLGARALYLYDDAGRDTYLRIHGTNAPSTIGSAVSNGCARLTNEHVKDLYERVEIGAPRVLHPKVTTA; encoded by the coding sequence ATGACTCAATTGACTCGCCGAACTCTGCTCGTCGCCGGAGCGGCCGCCTTGGTTGCGCCCCGACTGGCGCTGGCGCATCCGGTCAAGCTGCCGGAACGGTTCAACCCGACCGCCGTCCACACCGGGCGCATGGACTGGTTGCCCGGCGAGGTCCACGTCGTACCGGACGAGTTCTACCTGTACTTGATGGGGGAGGGCGGTGCGGCGATCCGCTACGGCGTAGGGGTCGGACGCAAGGGCTTGTACGAGGCCGGTGTGTTCACCGTGGCTCGCAAGGCGAAATGGCCGTGGTGGCGGCCGACCCAGTCGATGATCCGCCGCGATCCGGGCAAATACGCGCAGTACAAGGACGGCATGAAGGGCGGGCCGAACAACCCCCTCGGTGCCCGTGCGCTCTATCTCTACGACGACGCGGGGCGCGACACCTACCTGCGCATCCACGGCACCAACGCGCCCTCGACCATTGGCAGCGCCGTGTCGAACGGCTGCGCGCGGCTGACCAACGAACACGTCAAGGACCTGTACGAGCGGGTCGAGATCGGCGCCCCGCGTGTGCTGCACCCCAAGGTGACGACTGCGTGA